From Cecembia calidifontis, one genomic window encodes:
- a CDS encoding pyruvate kinase — MDSLSDLEFIKTQIMHLESSMNETVASKQSLLNSLHEGQVVSAKNLLSYLTLRNLDIRELQDLLHIYGLSSLASSEGHILRQVQAIRERLGYVYKERDLDQCTFAFSKLKMGEKSRQLFGQKSEANMPYLMVTFDAEFADDYAKVKSLLQNGMNIARINCAHDDEDTWSRMINQVKKAMEQTGIPCKIYMDLAGPKIRTQILGKGRDKGKVKIKEGQLIWLVEDESEADKSQIVISPNESGIIHQLRKGDRIFIDDGAIRCIVEKVKKERIGLRIVRISSKKKLLKEGKGINFPDSFLQVPALTDFDKACLPFIFENADLVGYSFVKTAEDIVELRQALRELSESYPHLIIKIETLEAVENLPSLLLEGMKEQVFGLMIARGDLAVEIGFERLGEIQEEILWICEAAHVPVVWATQVLENLHKSGMATRSEITDAGHAAMAECVMINKGDYTIEVMETLRDVIHRTSTHRVKKRFTLRPLKIAQKFFAT; from the coding sequence ATGGACTCCCTTTCTGATTTAGAATTCATCAAAACCCAGATCATGCACTTGGAAAGTAGCATGAATGAAACCGTTGCCTCCAAACAAAGCCTTTTGAATTCTTTGCATGAGGGTCAGGTTGTTTCTGCCAAAAACCTTTTGTCTTATTTAACCCTTCGTAATCTTGACATCAGGGAACTTCAGGACCTTTTGCATATCTATGGGCTTTCATCATTAGCGAGTTCGGAAGGACATATCCTGAGGCAGGTTCAGGCGATAAGGGAGAGGCTGGGCTATGTTTACAAGGAGCGGGACCTGGACCAATGCACTTTTGCCTTTAGCAAACTCAAAATGGGAGAAAAGAGTCGGCAGCTTTTTGGTCAGAAGTCCGAAGCCAATATGCCTTATTTGATGGTCACCTTTGATGCGGAATTTGCCGATGACTATGCCAAAGTCAAAAGTCTTCTGCAGAATGGGATGAACATAGCCCGGATCAACTGTGCCCACGATGATGAAGATACCTGGTCGAGAATGATCAATCAGGTAAAAAAAGCCATGGAACAGACTGGGATTCCCTGCAAGATTTATATGGATTTGGCAGGCCCTAAAATCAGGACCCAAATTCTAGGTAAAGGCAGGGATAAAGGGAAAGTAAAAATCAAGGAAGGTCAGCTAATCTGGTTGGTGGAAGATGAATCAGAAGCAGATAAGTCACAAATTGTAATAAGTCCGAATGAGTCCGGAATTATCCACCAATTGAGGAAGGGAGACCGTATTTTCATCGATGATGGGGCGATCCGTTGTATTGTGGAAAAAGTTAAAAAAGAAAGAATTGGACTTAGAATTGTGAGAATTTCTTCCAAAAAGAAGCTGCTGAAGGAAGGTAAAGGTATCAATTTCCCGGATTCTTTTCTACAAGTTCCGGCATTGACGGATTTTGATAAGGCATGTCTTCCATTTATTTTTGAAAATGCTGATTTGGTCGGATATTCCTTTGTAAAGACTGCTGAGGATATTGTAGAACTGCGTCAGGCGCTTCGGGAGCTTTCTGAAAGTTATCCACATTTGATCATAAAAATAGAGACTTTGGAGGCTGTGGAAAACCTTCCTTCCCTTTTGCTCGAGGGAATGAAAGAACAGGTATTTGGCCTGATGATTGCCAGGGGAGATTTGGCAGTAGAGATTGGATTTGAGCGCTTGGGAGAAATTCAGGAAGAGATTTTGTGGATATGTGAAGCGGCACATGTACCGGTGGTTTGGGCCACTCAGGTGTTGGAAAATCTACATAAGTCCGGAATGGCGACCCGCTCAGAAATCACAGATGCCGGACATGCTGCTATGGCAGAATGCGTCATGATCAACAAAGGCGATTATACGATAGAGGTGATGGAGACCCTTAGAGATGTTATCCACAGGACCTCAACCCATCGGGTCAAGAAGCGCTTTACCCTAAGGCCTCTGAAAATTGCCCAGAAATTCTTTGCTACCTGA
- the ppk2 gene encoding polyphosphate kinase 2 has translation MNIVFCFNPVFMFNKEDLLQVKTRKELVELAKKKKIKLKKSIKRAKYEDELRLLQIELAHLQNHIEKNQLRVAVLFEGRDAAGKGGSIKRFVEHLNPHTSGVVALTKPTDVERGQWYFQRYIEVLPNRGEIKFFDRSWYNRAVVEPVMGFCTTPQYKTFMAQVPNFEHMLYEDGIYIIKFWFDITKEEQKKRFEARKNNPLKEWKFSPVDMKAQEMWDENTKYKEKMFTNTHTAFCPWIIVETNDKITARLESLRYVLSQFDYEGKGSSGANLLTDPNVVYRYFRKNKNLDL, from the coding sequence ATGAATATTGTTTTCTGCTTTAATCCTGTTTTTATGTTCAACAAAGAAGATCTCCTCCAGGTAAAGACCAGAAAGGAACTGGTTGAGTTGGCCAAGAAGAAAAAAATAAAGCTTAAAAAATCCATAAAGAGGGCCAAGTATGAAGATGAGTTGCGATTACTACAAATAGAACTGGCACATCTACAAAACCATATAGAAAAGAACCAGCTAAGGGTAGCCGTCTTGTTTGAAGGAAGGGATGCGGCAGGAAAAGGGGGATCCATCAAAAGGTTTGTAGAGCATCTAAATCCCCATACCTCAGGAGTAGTGGCCTTAACTAAGCCCACAGATGTGGAGCGTGGACAGTGGTATTTCCAAAGGTATATAGAAGTACTTCCCAATAGGGGAGAGATAAAATTTTTTGACAGGAGCTGGTACAACAGGGCTGTGGTAGAACCGGTGATGGGTTTCTGCACAACTCCCCAATACAAAACATTTATGGCGCAGGTGCCCAATTTTGAGCATATGTTGTATGAGGATGGCATTTATATCATTAAGTTTTGGTTTGATATCACCAAGGAGGAGCAGAAAAAGCGTTTTGAAGCCAGAAAAAATAACCCCCTCAAAGAATGGAAGTTCAGCCCTGTGGACATGAAGGCTCAGGAAATGTGGGATGAAAATACCAAGTACAAAGAAAAAATGTTTACCAATACCCACACTGCATTCTGCCCTTGGATCATTGTCGAAACCAACGACAAAATAACTGCAAGACTTGAAAGTCTACGGTACGTTCTTTCCCAGTTTGATTATGAAGGAAAGGGGAGTTCGGGAGCCAATTTACTCACTGACCCAAATGTGGTGTACCGTTATTTCAGGAAAAACAAAAACCTTGACTTATAA
- a CDS encoding polyphosphate kinase 2 — translation MELTKEDVKILNSNIGLKHLLAHKKINLQKALSVAKYELALREIQAELVRMQLWIIANQKKVMVLFHGGDSSEKSGVIRKILSHNNPRHYRVEVNLPHQQSNSNGEWYFKKFVEKLPQGGEMVFWDRSWYNRAIIEPVHGLCTQEDYDLFMGQVNEFERMLYESGIQLIKFYLNFSKKEQAKRLEEVKSSPLTKWKMTPFDEQSKELWAEYKSYKERMIAHTHTEIAPWIEINKEKREEEMIEAARQLLKLIPYDKG, via the coding sequence ATGGAACTGACTAAAGAAGATGTAAAAATTTTGAATTCGAATATAGGCCTCAAGCACTTGCTTGCCCATAAAAAAATCAACCTGCAAAAAGCCTTGTCAGTGGCAAAGTATGAGTTGGCCTTGCGGGAAATTCAGGCGGAATTGGTACGGATGCAATTGTGGATAATTGCTAATCAAAAAAAAGTCATGGTCCTTTTCCACGGAGGCGATTCTTCTGAAAAGAGTGGGGTCATTCGTAAAATCCTCTCCCACAATAATCCCAGGCATTATAGAGTTGAAGTAAATCTGCCCCATCAACAAAGCAACTCCAATGGGGAGTGGTATTTTAAAAAATTTGTGGAAAAACTTCCCCAAGGTGGGGAAATGGTATTCTGGGACAGAAGCTGGTACAATAGGGCCATCATTGAACCTGTGCATGGATTGTGCACGCAAGAAGACTATGATCTTTTTATGGGGCAGGTCAATGAATTCGAAAGAATGCTCTATGAATCAGGAATACAATTGATCAAATTTTACCTCAATTTCAGTAAGAAGGAACAGGCCAAAAGATTGGAAGAAGTCAAATCAAGTCCCCTGACCAAATGGAAAATGACCCCATTTGACGAGCAATCGAAAGAACTTTGGGCAGAATACAAGTCTTATAAAGAGCGGATGATTGCCCATACCCATACCGAAATTGCACCATGGATAGAAATTAATAAGGAGAAAAGGGAAGAGGAAATGATAGAAGCAGCAAGGCAACTCCTCAAACTTATTCCGTATGACAAAGGCTAA
- the mgtE gene encoding magnesium transporter — translation MKKDLETWILSAEKQKVRELIPLLQKMTLVEVSEALEPLEEATILEALDYFDLQSQSKIFSHFDIRRQLSFFQKVSKKRFAPLFENLASDDRCDLFQHMSQEEQAAILPYLSKEAREDVLKLSAYPPETAGGIMSTDFATVLATMTVESALAKVRRDSPSKKMIYYIYVVDHRMKMVGFISLKDLILAAPNKLIQDILHSQFIATYVNEDREIVAKKIEDHDLLAIPVLNHSGQLVGIVTQDDAIEVIRAEHTEDMEKFMGIMAENAEQDYMVTSSWQHFRRRVVWIISLAAVGIISGMIIHRFESTLEALIILALYMPMVADTGGNSGSQAATVIVRALALGQISPNQWFTIVFKEFKISSLLAVCLGVLAFLKVLFLSWETSIPEQYTLIQIALVISTALSLQVITATCIGAGLPLLVKRFGGDPAVAASPAITTVVDITGLLIYFTVTVSLLEL, via the coding sequence ATGAAAAAGGACCTGGAAACTTGGATTTTATCAGCAGAAAAACAAAAAGTCAGGGAATTGATCCCATTACTTCAAAAAATGACTTTGGTAGAGGTATCGGAAGCTTTAGAACCCTTAGAAGAAGCCACCATATTAGAGGCTTTGGACTACTTTGATCTTCAAAGTCAATCTAAGATCTTTTCCCATTTTGATATCAGGAGGCAACTTTCATTTTTTCAAAAAGTAAGCAAAAAGCGTTTTGCCCCTCTTTTTGAAAATTTGGCATCTGATGACCGATGTGACCTTTTTCAGCATATGAGTCAAGAAGAACAGGCCGCAATACTTCCTTACCTGAGTAAAGAGGCAAGAGAAGATGTATTAAAACTAAGTGCCTATCCTCCTGAAACTGCGGGCGGAATCATGAGTACAGATTTTGCCACAGTTTTGGCTACAATGACAGTAGAGTCTGCCTTGGCTAAGGTGAGAAGGGATAGCCCCTCAAAGAAAATGATCTATTATATCTATGTAGTGGACCACAGGATGAAAATGGTAGGCTTTATTTCACTTAAGGATCTAATTTTGGCTGCTCCTAATAAGCTGATACAAGATATTCTTCATTCCCAATTTATTGCTACGTATGTAAATGAAGACAGGGAAATTGTTGCAAAAAAAATAGAAGACCATGACCTTTTGGCTATTCCGGTTTTGAATCATTCCGGACAACTTGTTGGAATTGTTACTCAAGATGATGCAATTGAAGTAATCCGTGCAGAACATACAGAGGATATGGAAAAATTCATGGGAATCATGGCCGAAAATGCAGAGCAGGATTACATGGTAACAAGTAGTTGGCAGCATTTCAGGAGAAGGGTAGTATGGATTATTTCATTGGCTGCTGTTGGTATTATCTCTGGTATGATTATTCATCGATTTGAATCTACACTTGAGGCTTTAATCATCCTAGCTCTATATATGCCGATGGTTGCTGATACAGGGGGTAACTCAGGATCACAGGCTGCCACCGTGATTGTAAGGGCTTTGGCTTTAGGACAAATTAGCCCAAATCAATGGTTCACAATTGTATTTAAGGAGTTTAAAATTTCCAGTCTTCTTGCTGTTTGTTTGGGAGTTCTGGCTTTTCTAAAAGTGCTCTTTCTTAGTTGGGAAACAAGTATTCCCGAGCAATATACCTTGATTCAAATTGCCCTTGTCATCAGCACAGCGCTATCCTTGCAGGTAATTACAGCTACTTGTATTGGAGCAGGTTTGCCTTTGTTGGTCAAAAGGTTTGGGGGTGATCCTGCGGTAGCTGCTTCACCTGCAATCACAACAGTAGTAGATATAACCGGTCTGTTGATCTATTTCACAGTAACAGTATCATTATTAGAACTATAA
- the omp85 gene encoding Omp85 family outer membrane protein — translation MKKLILIWVLLLSGTAFAQQKLTNREIFEHKNVHRLSILDTISLPFEISSEKRLSKEDILNKKQGFFVTGLPRFEFDPIRGFGVGGNLFFFQNKTENDPFFYYTPYRYSLNTEFFIFENGRVKAALNLDVPYFLNSKWRFRADAVFWEDPNAQYWGIGRQFLDRLTFSDKSEGSDGPVRVFNRVNAYEDNLKIAVPGNGGRLQTDTHFNQFIQREKLFNLLGERVEMGGKLRLMFGYEMLFTAFEDYTGRIAETAFLPNGTEVEAIQRETLVNRQKNDGTWDRFNLAGFEDRFQFTSMLAGAIIYDTRDLEPDPSKGVFLQYSHEYSAPWLGSQFNFNKFMLQGQFIHTFHRWKNERNRLTFAGLAAFGHIFGPRINFIEMWDLSSQAEAGGILVLGGGRSVRGFREARFLAPTVGLVNLEMRARLHDFNAFNQHFALGLTPFYDFGTVWEGLSDVQLNNFRGAPGIGGRIAWNQSTILRLDYAQSREGGQFFFGFGHIF, via the coding sequence ATGAAAAAGCTAATTCTAATCTGGGTTTTGCTGTTAAGCGGAACTGCATTTGCCCAGCAAAAATTAACAAATAGGGAAATTTTTGAGCATAAAAATGTTCATCGGTTGAGCATTTTGGACACAATTTCTCTACCCTTTGAAATCTCATCCGAGAAAAGACTTTCTAAAGAAGATATTCTCAACAAGAAACAGGGCTTTTTTGTCACAGGATTGCCTAGGTTTGAATTTGACCCGATCAGGGGATTTGGTGTAGGTGGAAATTTATTCTTCTTTCAGAATAAGACGGAAAATGACCCTTTTTTTTACTACACTCCTTATCGCTATAGTTTAAATACAGAATTTTTTATTTTTGAGAATGGTCGTGTAAAAGCTGCCTTAAATCTTGATGTTCCTTATTTCCTAAATTCTAAATGGAGATTCAGGGCTGATGCCGTGTTTTGGGAAGATCCCAATGCCCAATATTGGGGGATTGGACGTCAGTTTTTAGATCGGCTGACTTTTTCGGACAAATCCGAAGGAAGTGATGGTCCTGTCCGGGTATTCAACAGGGTCAATGCCTACGAAGATAACCTGAAAATTGCTGTTCCCGGAAATGGTGGAAGGCTACAGACCGATACCCATTTCAACCAGTTTATCCAGCGGGAGAAGCTCTTCAATTTATTGGGAGAACGTGTAGAAATGGGAGGGAAGTTAAGGTTGATGTTTGGATATGAGATGTTGTTCACAGCTTTTGAGGACTATACCGGAAGGATTGCTGAGACTGCCTTCCTTCCCAACGGAACAGAGGTTGAAGCCATCCAAAGAGAGACCTTGGTCAACAGGCAGAAAAATGACGGTACCTGGGACAGGTTCAATCTTGCCGGATTTGAGGACAGGTTTCAATTTACCAGCATGCTGGCCGGTGCAATCATTTATGATACCAGGGATTTGGAACCGGATCCTTCCAAAGGGGTTTTTCTTCAATATTCCCATGAATACTCCGCTCCTTGGCTGGGGTCACAGTTCAACTTCAACAAGTTTATGCTTCAGGGCCAGTTTATCCACACTTTCCATCGATGGAAAAATGAACGTAACAGACTGACTTTTGCAGGACTTGCTGCCTTTGGGCATATTTTCGGGCCAAGGATAAATTTTATTGAGATGTGGGACCTTTCCTCTCAGGCAGAGGCCGGAGGGATTTTAGTATTGGGAGGAGGAAGATCAGTTAGGGGATTTAGGGAAGCCAGGTTCTTAGCGCCCACTGTCGGATTGGTCAATTTGGAAATGAGGGCAAGACTTCATGACTTCAATGCCTTCAACCAGCATTTTGCCTTGGGTTTGACGCCTTTTTATGATTTTGGAACAGTCTGGGAAGGCTTAAGTGATGTGCAATTGAACAATTTTAGAGGAGCTCCTGGTATAGGCGGAAGGATTGCCTGGAATCAGTCTACCATCTTGAGGTTGGATTATGCCCAAAGTAGGGAAGGTGGGCAATTTTTCTTCGGTTTTGGGCACATTTTTTAA